A stretch of the Sulfurimonas sp. HSL3-1 genome encodes the following:
- a CDS encoding NifS family cysteine desulfurase: MRVYLDNNATTKIDPLVKVKMQPFFEDLFGNPNSLHLYGMEVRPHLNKAMGKMYDALNVPDEDDILITSCATESNNTVLKGIYFKHILKNPEKNHIVTTSVEHPCILDTLHFLSDYGVDVTYVDVDENGGVSAEAIKAAVTDKTVLISMMWANNETGMIFPVEEVSAFAKENDILFHSDAVQAIGKLPVDLTKVNVDYLTFSAHKFHGPKGVGGLYVKKGKQLPNLLHGGEQMGGKRAGTLNVAYIVGMGLAMEQAAGHVDKMNTEVRRLRDKLEDALAKIPDTIIVGPRDKRTPNTVLISLRGIEGEAMLWDLNRAGIAASTGSACASESLEANPIMSAIGEDPELAHTAIRLSLSRFTTEEEIDYVIDAFTKAAERLRSISSTYGYKSEAG; encoded by the coding sequence ATGCGCGTTTATCTCGACAACAATGCCACTACCAAGATCGACCCTCTGGTCAAAGTCAAAATGCAGCCCTTTTTCGAGGACCTCTTCGGGAACCCGAACTCCCTGCACCTGTACGGGATGGAAGTCCGCCCCCACCTGAACAAAGCGATGGGCAAGATGTACGACGCCCTGAATGTACCGGACGAAGATGACATTCTCATCACCTCCTGTGCAACAGAGAGCAACAACACAGTTCTCAAAGGGATCTACTTCAAGCATATTCTGAAAAACCCGGAAAAGAACCATATCGTCACGACCTCTGTCGAGCACCCCTGTATCCTCGATACCCTCCACTTCCTGAGCGACTACGGTGTCGATGTCACCTACGTCGACGTGGACGAGAACGGCGGTGTCAGCGCCGAAGCGATCAAAGCGGCTGTCACCGACAAAACCGTCCTCATCTCCATGATGTGGGCCAACAACGAAACGGGGATGATCTTCCCGGTTGAAGAGGTCAGCGCCTTTGCCAAAGAGAACGACATCCTCTTCCACAGCGATGCCGTCCAGGCCATCGGCAAACTGCCGGTAGACCTGACAAAAGTCAATGTCGACTACCTCACCTTCTCCGCGCACAAGTTCCACGGTCCCAAAGGGGTCGGCGGTCTCTACGTCAAAAAGGGCAAGCAGCTTCCCAACCTGTTGCACGGCGGTGAGCAGATGGGCGGTAAGCGCGCCGGTACACTCAATGTCGCCTATATCGTCGGGATGGGCCTGGCGATGGAACAGGCTGCAGGCCACGTTGATAAGATGAACACGGAAGTCCGCCGCCTCCGCGACAAGCTTGAAGATGCCCTGGCGAAGATCCCCGACACCATCATCGTCGGGCCGCGTGACAAACGCACGCCGAACACCGTCCTTATCTCCCTGCGCGGGATCGAAGGTGAAGCGATGCTGTGGGACCTCAACCGGGCCGGCATCGCCGCATCCACCGGTTCGGCGTGTGCTTCCGAGTCCCTCGAAGCCAACCCGATCATGAGCGCCATCGGCGAAGACCCGGAACTGGCGCATACCGCCATCCGCCTCAGCCTTTCACGCTTCACGACCGAAGAGGAGATCGACTACGTTATCGATGCCTTCACCAAAGCGGCGGAGCGCCTGCGCTCCATCTCCTCTACATACGGTTACAAAAGCGAAGCGGGCTGA
- a CDS encoding helix-hairpin-helix domain-containing protein produces the protein MHPDKVKRETTRTLTDLPNIGPSLAGDLRRIGINRPEQLVGQDPVELYGILCELTGSEQDPCVLDVFMSITDFMNGGEAKVWWAYTPQRKAMQQRD, from the coding sequence ATGCACCCGGATAAAGTGAAGCGCGAAACGACGAGAACGTTGACGGATCTGCCAAACATCGGGCCTTCGCTGGCCGGTGATCTTCGCCGGATCGGGATCAACCGTCCCGAACAGCTTGTCGGGCAGGACCCGGTTGAACTCTACGGCATACTCTGCGAGCTGACGGGTTCGGAACAGGATCCCTGTGTCCTGGATGTATTTATGTCGATTACGGATTTTATGAACGGGGGAGAGGCAAAAGTGTGGTGGGCCTATACGCCGCAGCGCAAGGCGATGCAGCAGCGCGACTGA
- a CDS encoding diguanylate cyclase — translation MMIGIVTAIFYKAGTLHVRMEQEILDAKQMLVTADELRQTSDDLTHFARSYVVTKDPEFKHRYYTTLDIRNGMAPRPKGYAKVYWDLSKEDRERKHPPGEKKSMDAIIAELPFSPEETAKLTMAEANLNEIVKLEIEAINAAEGRFKDAEGMYTVRAEPDRQRAIALLHSKAYYEAKQKIMNPIDDFLSLLNDRIEGIFNALNAKLAFFEYVMFGVIVGYIFINLFIYRYLVKRNKLDRQKLEYLVEQRTQNLETSQRKLQEAQSLAHFGSWELNLETNALTWSDEVYPIFEIDRDDYDVSYELFAHFIHPDDRSLVDRTYQESVSRHTPYRIEHRLLLRDGRVKYVLESGETFYDAKGTPVRSIGTIYDITDRKKYEQTLKDREALLSAVVEQSMDGIGLVDRSGHFIMVNNAYTELVGYSKSELSRMHVFDLLPPGQEPEMFPGIIRTRQPSRREKKLRRKDGTVFLAEISATPIMIGEEERVLGIVRDVTEYRRMERALEYSARHDALTGLYNRHVLEKQLSAEVGRAERYNHPLSLFMLDIDHFKKINDTYGHQIGDMALRKVADILKKTMRKTDMTARYGGEEFVIILPESSHDEAMELAQRLCGEIAGEPYMTGGEGEFFLTVSIGVASLSKSTGSPVKLLEAADAAMYAAKRSGRNRVVSA, via the coding sequence ATGATGATCGGTATTGTAACGGCTATCTTTTATAAGGCCGGGACACTCCACGTGCGGATGGAACAGGAGATTCTTGATGCCAAACAGATGTTGGTCACCGCCGACGAACTGCGGCAGACCTCCGACGACCTCACGCATTTCGCACGCTCCTATGTTGTGACGAAAGACCCCGAATTCAAACATCGCTACTACACGACCCTGGATATCCGCAACGGCATGGCGCCCAGACCCAAAGGGTATGCCAAGGTCTATTGGGACCTGTCGAAAGAGGACAGAGAACGCAAGCATCCGCCGGGGGAGAAAAAATCCATGGATGCCATCATTGCGGAACTCCCCTTTTCCCCGGAAGAAACCGCAAAACTGACAATGGCGGAAGCCAACTTAAACGAGATTGTCAAGCTGGAGATCGAGGCGATAAACGCTGCGGAAGGGCGTTTCAAGGATGCCGAGGGGATGTACACGGTCCGGGCGGAACCCGACCGGCAGAGGGCCATCGCGTTGTTGCATTCCAAGGCCTATTATGAGGCCAAGCAGAAGATTATGAATCCCATCGACGACTTTCTAAGCCTGCTCAACGACAGGATCGAGGGGATTTTCAATGCCCTGAACGCCAAACTCGCCTTTTTTGAATATGTGATGTTCGGGGTCATTGTCGGATACATCTTTATCAACCTTTTTATCTACCGCTATCTCGTCAAACGCAATAAACTTGACCGGCAAAAACTAGAGTACCTTGTGGAGCAGCGTACGCAGAACCTTGAAACATCCCAGCGCAAACTTCAGGAGGCGCAGAGCCTGGCGCACTTCGGCAGCTGGGAACTCAACCTCGAAACGAACGCGCTAACCTGGTCGGATGAAGTGTACCCGATTTTTGAAATCGATCGGGACGATTACGACGTCTCCTATGAGCTGTTCGCACACTTTATACACCCCGACGACAGGTCGTTGGTCGACCGGACCTACCAGGAGTCGGTCAGCCGTCATACGCCCTACAGAATCGAACACCGTCTGCTGTTGCGCGACGGCAGGGTCAAATATGTCCTCGAAAGCGGCGAGACTTTTTATGATGCGAAGGGTACGCCGGTCCGGTCCATCGGGACGATCTATGACATTACGGACCGCAAAAAGTATGAGCAGACCCTGAAAGACCGCGAGGCACTGTTGAGCGCGGTCGTGGAACAGAGCATGGACGGGATCGGTCTGGTGGACAGGAGTGGGCATTTCATTATGGTCAATAACGCCTATACGGAACTCGTCGGCTACTCGAAGAGCGAACTCAGCCGGATGCATGTGTTCGACCTGCTGCCCCCCGGCCAGGAACCGGAGATGTTCCCGGGGATCATCAGGACACGCCAACCGTCCCGGCGGGAGAAAAAGCTGCGGCGCAAAGACGGCACTGTCTTTTTGGCGGAGATCTCCGCCACTCCCATCATGATCGGTGAGGAGGAGCGGGTGCTTGGGATCGTCCGTGACGTTACCGAATACCGGCGGATGGAACGGGCGCTGGAGTATTCGGCGCGGCACGATGCCCTGACCGGGCTGTACAACCGCCACGTGCTGGAAAAACAGCTGAGTGCCGAGGTCGGCAGGGCGGAACGCTACAACCACCCGCTGTCGCTCTTTATGCTCGATATCGACCATTTCAAGAAGATCAACGATACCTACGGTCATCAGATCGGGGATATGGCGCTGCGAAAGGTGGCGGACATTTTGAAAAAAACGATGCGTAAAACGGACATGACTGCCCGTTACGGCGGCGAAGAGTTCGTAATCATTCTGCCCGAATCTTCACATGATGAAGCGATGGAGCTGGCACAGCGTCTGTGCGGCGAGATCGCAGGGGAGCCCTATATGACGGGGGGTGAAGGGGAGTTTTTTCTGACAGTGAGTATCGGTGTCGCCAGCCTCTCGAAAAGTACCGGCAGTCCGGTCAAACTGCTCGAAGCGGCTGATGCGGCCATGTATGCCGCAAAGCGCTCCGGCCGCAACCGGGTCGTCTCCGCTTAG
- a CDS encoding SDR family NAD(P)-dependent oxidoreductase: MKSLTGKRAFVSGATSGIGEACARRLAAAGADLVLHGRSQEKLDALKTALSEHGVTIDTVTFDVRDRHAVEAAMGALLEESAVDILINNAGLALGLSPLDEGDADEWEEMIDANVKGLLYVSRAVIPQMRRRNGGHILNIGSIAGKMTYPGGNVYCATKSAVHALTEAMNIDLDGTAVRVGNIAPGAVETNFSATRFGGDMRRADAVYEGYEPLHADDIADLALYMLQAPAHVNIQDVLIMPTAQRNPYVLSRDG; encoded by the coding sequence GTGAAATCATTAACAGGGAAAAGAGCCTTTGTCAGCGGGGCAACATCGGGCATAGGCGAGGCGTGCGCTCGGCGTTTGGCCGCGGCGGGTGCGGACCTGGTGCTGCACGGGCGCAGCCAGGAAAAGCTCGATGCGCTGAAAACGGCACTGTCCGAGCACGGCGTCACGATCGATACCGTGACATTCGATGTCCGCGACCGGCATGCAGTCGAGGCGGCCATGGGCGCCCTGCTGGAAGAGAGCGCCGTCGATATCCTGATCAACAACGCCGGTCTGGCGCTCGGGCTCTCACCTCTGGATGAAGGGGATGCCGACGAATGGGAGGAGATGATCGATGCGAACGTCAAGGGGCTGCTCTATGTCAGCCGCGCCGTCATCCCGCAGATGCGCCGTCGCAATGGCGGGCATATCCTCAATATCGGCTCTATCGCCGGAAAGATGACCTACCCGGGCGGCAATGTCTACTGTGCGACCAAGTCGGCCGTGCACGCGTTGACGGAGGCGATGAACATCGACCTAGACGGAACGGCCGTGCGGGTCGGCAACATCGCACCGGGGGCGGTTGAGACGAATTTCTCCGCGACCCGTTTCGGCGGTGACATGCGCAGGGCCGATGCCGTCTACGAAGGGTACGAACCGCTGCATGCCGACGACATCGCCGATCTGGCCCTCTACATGCTGCAGGCGCCGGCACACGTCAACATCCAGGATGTGCTCATCATGCCGACGGCACAGCGCAATCCTTATGTATTAAGCCGGGACGGGTAG
- a CDS encoding P-II family nitrogen regulator, whose amino-acid sequence MKKVEAIIKPFKLEDVKDALAEIGITGMTVSEVKGYGRQKGHSELYRGAEYVVDFLPKVKMEMVVEAASVDQVVDTIVEAARTGKIGDGKIFISDIEKIIRIRTGESGSEAV is encoded by the coding sequence ATGAAAAAAGTAGAAGCGATCATCAAGCCGTTCAAGCTTGAGGATGTGAAGGATGCACTGGCTGAGATCGGTATTACCGGTATGACGGTCAGCGAAGTCAAAGGGTACGGGCGCCAGAAAGGGCACAGCGAGCTCTACCGCGGTGCGGAGTACGTCGTTGACTTCCTGCCGAAAGTAAAAATGGAGATGGTCGTCGAAGCGGCATCGGTCGACCAGGTCGTCGATACGATCGTCGAAGCGGCCCGCACCGGCAAGATCGGTGACGGTAAGATCTTCATCAGCGATATCGAAAAAATTATCCGTATCCGTACCGGCGAATCCGGCTCCGAAGCGGTATAA